Proteins encoded in a region of the Scyliorhinus canicula chromosome 2, sScyCan1.1, whole genome shotgun sequence genome:
- the LOC119962385 gene encoding EEF1A lysine methyltransferase 3-like, translating into MQEQQENKYSTNSYAKEEISKLESRYQFCGHTLKITRDFSSNLGISAIIWEAGLVLCRYFEQEKIRFSGKKVIELGSGTGIVGILAVLLGGDVTLTDQSMALDQIKFNVTNNIPGPIQQRATVSALVWGENQDQFPTNYDFILGSDIVYSSRDFPALIQTLQHLSNQNTVIYICSKMRESMGAIDFHEKLLPQHFKTEIVHRTADKEINVFKVTKMDPVDGIEKLM; encoded by the exons ATGCAAGAGCAACAGGAAAATAAATATTCCACGAACTCCTACGCCAAGGAGGAAATCAGCAAACTAGAAAGTCGCTATCAGTTTTGTGGGCACACTTTGAAGATCACTCGGGACTTCAGCAGTAACCTTGGGATATCAGCAATAATCTGGGAAGCA GGCCTTGTTCTCTGCCGGTACTTTGAACAAGAAAAGATCCGTTTTTCTGGAAAGAAAGTGATTGAATTGGGATCAGGCACTGGGATCGTAGGGATTCTTGCTGTCCTGCTCG GTGGAGATGTAACCTTGACAGATCAATCAATGGCTCTGGATCAAATAAAGTTCAACGTCACCAACAACATCCCCGGACCCATTCAGCAGCGGGCAACGGTCTCTGCCCTTGTTTGGGGTGAAAACCAGGATCAGTTTCCTACAAACTACGACTTCATCCTGGGTTCAGATATTGTCTACAGCTCACGGGACTTTCCCGCTCTGATACAGACCCTGCAGCATCTAAGCAACCAAAACACTGTCATTTACATATGTTCCAAGATGCGCGAGAGCATGGGAGCCATTGATTTTCACGAGAAGCTCCTCCCGCAACATTTTAAAACGGAAATCGTTCATAGGACTGCAGATAAAGAAATCAATGTGTTCAAGGTGACCAAGATGGATCCCGTGGATGGCATAGAGAAGCTGATGTAA